The genomic DNA ACCGCCAACCATGTTCACTGTTTTAAATCCTTGCTCATTTAAATAATGACATACATTTTCACTGCGCATTCCTGAACGACAAATAAAGATATATTCATTCTCTTTATTAAAGAAGTCTACTTTATGTGGGATATCGCCCATTTTAATATGTACAGCTTCTGGAATCTTTCCTGCCGCTACTTCTTCATCTTCTCTTACGTCTACTAGAAATAACGTTTCTCCATTTTCTAAACGCACTTGTACCTCTTCTGTAGTAATTGTTTTAACTTCTGTCATATGTAGTTCCTCCTTATATACAATAAAACCTTTAGTTTCTTTTCCACAAACATTCTCTACCAATTTTAGCATGCAAAAGAAAGAACGCAAAGAATCGAAAAGCTATTTCTCAATTTTCTCGCAAAACTTATTCTTTACAAACATAACTAGCACATTGTATCCTCAATATACTTGTTTTATGAAAGGAGTCGATTAAAATGTCGCTTTTTCTTTTCATTATGGGCATTGTGTTCTTAATCGCTGCAATTATTGCACTTAGTATGCAAAATAATAAAAAGATAAAATCTCCCCAAGAAATGTCATTCTTATTTCTATTACTTAGTATAGCGTTCTTCGGCATAGCAATCGCTACATATATATTCCGTCTACAAATCATGTAAAAAAAGGTGCCTACTACACATATTGCACCTTTTTCACATAATTTATTTCCTACACAAAACTAGATACTTTCCGATTTAAAAATTCATAAATTTTCTTTTCAAATAAATGAATATCAAATGCTCCTGCCATATGCCCATTTATACTTTCTATCTCATACACTTCCGCATATTTTCCTTGTTTTTGCAAAATGTCTACCATTTTATAATTATAACGTGGCGGCTGAAGCAAATCTTGTTTGCACGGAATCATAAGTACATTCGCTTCTATGTTAGAAAGAGATTCTTCTAGTGAAGAAAACCCATGTGCAATATCATGCAATAAAACCGCCTTCGCAGTATACATCCATGAATTTGCATCTACTAACTCTATACTTCTATATGTCGCTTTATTTATCTCTTTTTCAAATGATGTTAATGTAGAAAACTTTTCATAAGGTTCTATCTCTATACTATTACGAGGAAATGCCATTTCATAAAAATGCTCATCAAACGCATTCATAAACATCATTCTATTTGCTAAATGAAGCCCCTTTATCGGCTGCTCTTCTCCGTATTTTCCATCTTTCCAACTTGGATCCAGTTGAATTGCCTCAATCGCATTTTGTGCTACGTTTACAGACGTAATAATTGGATTTTGTGGGTTCGTAATAACGCCAATCATCCGCTCTACCATATGTGGATAGTGAACCGCCCATTGTTGTGCAATCATTCCCCCCGCCGACGGTCCGATTACAGCGTGTAACCTTGAAATTCCCATACCTTTTATTAACTCATATTGCATACGAGCTACATCAAGAAATGTAAAAACCGGAAAATCCATAGCATATTCTTCTCCAGTTTCTGGGTTAATCGATTTCGGTCCTGTTGTAATCACATATGGATTCTTCACCTGCACATTACAAAGATTATCCGTACATATAACAAAATACTTATTTGTATCAATTGCTTTTCCAGGTCCAATGAGCCCATCCCACCAACCAGACTCCTCATCATGCACTGTATATTTTCCTGCCGCATGACTTGTTGCACTAAAATAATGACAAACCAAAATCACATTTGACCTTTCTCTATTCAACGTACCATATGTCTCGTATCCCATTTGAACAGGAATTTCCCTACCATTTTCAAACGTAAATTCTTTTAAAACAAACTTCTCCTTTTTTACAATTTGCACAGACTCTCCCTCTCCCCGTTATAGTATGAACTGCTTACTAAAGGTTTTTTTCTATGTAAACCAATCTCCTCCTTCTTTTCATAAATAAATGAATAATATACAAAATTAGCCACAAAATAGCACTATATTACACAATTAAAGAGGGCATACATATGATTTGGAATTGGTTTCGTAAGAAAAAAAAATCAAATACAACAGAGGCAAAAGAAGCCGATAACTGGGAGCAGCAGTCTAACAATCCAGATGACGATAACAAAGAACAGACTAGAAGTATGAAACATACTAAAGGTAAAAATAACGAGCAAGATGACTCTTCTCAAGAGAAACAGCAAAACTCTAAGCAAGATGACTCTTCTCAAGAGAAACAGCAAAACTCTAAGCAAGATGACTCTTCTCAAGAGAAACAGCAAAACTCTAAGCAAGATGACTCTTCTCAGGAGAAACAACTAAACTCTAAGCAAGATGACTCTTCTCAGGAGAAACAACTAAACTCTAAGCAAGATGACTCTTCTCAGGAGAAACAACTAAACTCTAAGCAAGATGACTCTTCTCAAGAGAAACAGCAAAACTCTAAGCAAGATGACTCTTCTCAAGATAAACAGCAAAACTCTAAGCAAGATGACCCTTCTCAGGAGAAACAACTAAACTCTAAGCAAGATGATTCTTCTCAAGATAAACAGCAAAACTCTAAGCAAGATGATTCTTCTCAAGATAAACAGCAAAACTCTAAGCAAGATGATTCTTCTCAAAGTAAGCAACAAAGCTCTAAACAAAATGATTCTTCTCAGAATAAACAACAAAGCTCTAAACAAAATGATTCTTCTCAGAATAAACAACAAAGCTCTAAACAAGATGATTCTTCTCAAAGTAAGCAACAAAGCTCTAAACAAGATGATTCTTCTCAAAGTAAGCAACAAAGCTCTGGAGGTAATAGTATTTATGACTTTACCAAACCAGAAAAAGACCGTATTCATTCTCTACAAGATTTAATAGAGAAACTTAAAAAGTCTAGTGATTTTATTAATTACCATACATCTGACGATGAAACGATGCCTTATTGGATTTCTTACTATCGCCCTTCACTTGATGGAGAGAAATTACAGAAATATTTAATGCCCACTCTTTTAGAGAAACCCTGTGCTTCTCTAGAACAACTAAAAGAACATATTCCGATGAGCGGCATTACAATTACGAACGATTTACAAAAAATTGAGGATATGGTTTTAAAGGGGCATGCGATTATTCAATTGAATCAGCAAGATCAAAAGTGTATGCTTGCAAACATTGCAATTGATAATTATCGTGCACCAACCCCTCCTTTAAACGAATCAACTGTTATTGGTCCGCAAGAAGGTTTTGTAGAGGATATTGATACAAACATTAATTTAGTTCGAAAACGTCTTCCTGTTTTAGATTTACAAACAAAAGAAATGATTATCGGCGAGTTTTCCAAAACAAAAGTTGTCATGATGTATTTAGACAACCTCGCTGAAAAAGATAATGTAGATTTTCTAGAAGAGTCATTACGCGCTCTTGAATATGATCAAATTAATGATAGTGCTTATTTACAAGAATTAATGGGTGAAAAATCGATTTTTCCTCTCTATATCAATACAGAGCGCACTGATAGAGTTACAAAAGCACTAATTGATGGGAAAATTGCAATTTTTGTTGATGGTTCACCAAATGTTCTATTAACGCCCGTATCATATTTCGATTTCTTTATTTCACCAGAAGATTATAATGTCTCTTGGCTATATGCAACATTTTCAAGAGTTTTACGACTTATCGCTGTCCTTTTCTCGATTTGTGCAGCTCCATTATATGTTGCCGTTTTAAATTATCATTATGAACTAATTCCAAGCGATTTGCTGGAAACATTGATTTTATCTCGAGCGCAAGTTCCATTCCCACCTTTAATTGAAGCACTGTTTTTGGAATTAGTTATTGATTTATTAAGAGAAGCCGGCGCAAGGTTACCGATGAAAGTGGGGCAAACACTCGGTATTGTGGGCGGTATCGTAATCGGGCAAGCATCTGTACAAGCTGGGTTAACGAGTAACATTTTATTAATTATCGTTGCACTATCAGCACTCGCTTCTTTTATTACACCTATTTATAAAATGGGTAACGCTGTTCGATTACTACGCTTTCCTTTTCTTATGTTTGCAGAAATAGGCGGATTGTTCGGGATTTCTCTTGGATTTATCTTCTTATTTACTCATCTATTCAGGCTTACTTCCTTACGTAAGCCGTACGCTTTGTTTTATCCGACAAGACAACAATCCGTTAAGGACTCTTGGATTCGTTTTCCTTTAACAATGATTGATACAAGAGATGTACAAGCAAGACCACAACATGTAAA from Bacillus cereus G9842 includes the following:
- a CDS encoding rhodanese-like domain-containing protein, which produces MTEVKTITTEEVQVRLENGETLFLVDVREDEEVAAGKIPEAVHIKMGDIPHKVDFFNKENEYIFICRSGMRSENVCHYLNEQGFKTVNMVGGMLQYEGETK
- a CDS encoding spore germination protein; the encoded protein is MIWNWFRKKKKSNTTEAKEADNWEQQSNNPDDDNKEQTRSMKHTKGKNNEQDDSSQEKQQNSKQDDSSQEKQQNSKQDDSSQEKQQNSKQDDSSQEKQLNSKQDDSSQEKQLNSKQDDSSQEKQLNSKQDDSSQEKQQNSKQDDSSQDKQQNSKQDDPSQEKQLNSKQDDSSQDKQQNSKQDDSSQDKQQNSKQDDSSQSKQQSSKQNDSSQNKQQSSKQNDSSQNKQQSSKQDDSSQSKQQSSKQDDSSQSKQQSSGGNSIYDFTKPEKDRIHSLQDLIEKLKKSSDFINYHTSDDETMPYWISYYRPSLDGEKLQKYLMPTLLEKPCASLEQLKEHIPMSGITITNDLQKIEDMVLKGHAIIQLNQQDQKCMLANIAIDNYRAPTPPLNESTVIGPQEGFVEDIDTNINLVRKRLPVLDLQTKEMIIGEFSKTKVVMMYLDNLAEKDNVDFLEESLRALEYDQINDSAYLQELMGEKSIFPLYINTERTDRVTKALIDGKIAIFVDGSPNVLLTPVSYFDFFISPEDYNVSWLYATFSRVLRLIAVLFSICAAPLYVAVLNYHYELIPSDLLETLILSRAQVPFPPLIEALFLELVIDLLREAGARLPMKVGQTLGIVGGIVIGQASVQAGLTSNILLIIVALSALASFITPIYKMGNAVRLLRFPFLMFAEIGGLFGISLGFIFLFTHLFRLTSLRKPYALFYPTRQQSVKDSWIRFPLTMIDTRDVQARPQHVKKSAKGISTKHRSDFDD
- a CDS encoding alpha/beta fold hydrolase, with the protein product MQIVKKEKFVLKEFTFENGREIPVQMGYETYGTLNRERSNVILVCHYFSATSHAAGKYTVHDEESGWWDGLIGPGKAIDTNKYFVICTDNLCNVQVKNPYVITTGPKSINPETGEEYAMDFPVFTFLDVARMQYELIKGMGISRLHAVIGPSAGGMIAQQWAVHYPHMVERMIGVITNPQNPIITSVNVAQNAIEAIQLDPSWKDGKYGEEQPIKGLHLANRMMFMNAFDEHFYEMAFPRNSIEIEPYEKFSTLTSFEKEINKATYRSIELVDANSWMYTAKAVLLHDIAHGFSSLEESLSNIEANVLMIPCKQDLLQPPRYNYKMVDILQKQGKYAEVYEIESINGHMAGAFDIHLFEKKIYEFLNRKVSSFV